GCCATCGTCGAGTTCGTGGACATCGCGGGCCTCGTGGCCGGCGCCAGCCAGGGCGAAGGCCTGGGCAACCAGTTCCTCGCGCACATCCGCGAGACCGACGCCATCGTGAACGTGGTGCGCTGCTTCGAGGACGACAACGTCATCCATGTGGCCGGCCGCGTGGACCCGATCTCCGACATCGAAGTCATCCAGACCGAGCTGTGCCTGGCCGACCTCGCCACGGTGGAAAAGGCGCTCAACCGCTACAGCAAGGCCGCCAAGTCGGGCAACGACAAGGAAGCCGCCAAGCTGGTGTCCCTCCTCACGCCCATCCAGGCCGCGCTCGACCAGGGCAAGCCCGCGCGCACCGTGCCCTTGAGCAAGGAAGACGCCCCGCTGCTCAAGCCTTTTTGCCTGATCACCGCCAAGCCCGCCATGTTCGTTGGCAATGTGAGCGAAGACGGCTTCGAGAACAACCCGTTGCTGGAGCGCCTCAAGGAATACGCCGCCGCCCAGAACGCGCCCGTCGTGGCCATCTGCGCCAAGATGGAAGCGGAAATGTCCGAGATGAGCGACGAGGACCGCGACATGTTCCTGGCCGAGATGGGCCAGGCCGAACCCGGCCTGAACCGCCTGATCCGCGCCGGCTTCAACTTGCTGGGCCTGCAGACCTACTTCACGGCGGGCGTGAAGGAAGTGCGCGCCTGGACCATCCACGTGGGCGACACCGCGCCCCAGGCCGCAGGCGTGATCCACGGCGACTTCGAGCGCGGCTTCATCCGTGCGCAGACCATCGCCTTCGAGGATTTCATCGCCTTCAAGGGCGAGCAGGGCGCCAAGGACGCGGGCAAGATGCGCGCGGAAGGCAAGGAATACGTCGTCAAGGATGGCGACGTGATGAACTTCCTGTTCAACGTTTAAACCGGCACGCGTCGGTTTTTCAAGCTTGGCCGACGTTTGCGGGCGTCGGCCAGCGCTCGGAAAAATGCAGGCCTGTCTAGTGGCGCTCTCGATTCCTAGATTTCAACAAGAGCGAAATAGCGCTTCTTGGACAGAGCTTTGCCGCAGATGCATATTGCAGTGGTGGAGTTCGGCCAGTCCGTTGACCTGAACGCTCGCGATAAGCTTCTCGCATCAGACATCTATCGGCCGGCATGCTCTCTTTCGGCTGAACGGCAGTTCAGGCCAATTTCGGACTTTGACTCATCTCCCATTGGCAGGCAGTTTTAGACCCAAAGCGATTGGTTCCCATTGACGTGGTGTGAAAACACGATCTGCGATTTTGGGTGGGATGGCTAATGATGTGCTGTGCAACGGCTTTGTTGCACAAATCGCGATGCTGATGCCCGTAGACTGACTGCGTGACAGAGACGAAGAACAGGCAGCGGAGCAAGTACCGCACGACGAACTGGAAGGCGTACAACGCGGCGCTGAAAGCGCGAGGCTCGTTGACGATGTGGCTAGTGTCCTGTCCCGTTAATTCGCAGGCACGATAGCTGCATGGTTTCGGGCCATCCTTGAGGTGCCGCCATGCCCAATGCAACGACCCGAACAGAAATTGCGCTTAGTGAAGTGGAGCGCGCGGAACTGACGTCCATGGCGCGATCACGTTCGCTGCCAGCGGCGTTGTCGCTCAGGGCGCGCATCGTGCTGACTTGCGAAGGCACAGATAAAGCCAGCACCGCGGTTGCGCAGGCTCTGGGGATCAGTCGTAGCACTGTCACCAAGTGGCGCGGGCGCTATGCGCGCCATCGCATTGCAGGGCTTTACGACGAGTTGCGCCCGGGTCGCCCCCGCACGGTAGATGACGAGCGTGTTGCTGAGTTGATTACCAAGACGTTGCACACCAAGCCTGCTGATGGGGGTACCCACTGGAGCACCCGCACGCTGGCCGCCGATACGGGCATCAGCAAGAGCACGGTGGCGCGCTATCTGCAGACCTTCAACCTCAAGCCGCACCGGGCCGACAGCTTCAAGCTGTCGACCGATCCGCTGTTCATCGAGAAGCTGCGCGACGTTGTGGGGCTGTACCTGAACCCACCTGACAACGCGCTGGTGCTGTGCGTGGACGAGAAGAGCCAATGCCAAGCTTTGGAGCGTACGCAGCCGATGCTGCCAATGGGGTTTGGCTATGTCGAAGGTGTCACGCACGACTACGTGCGCCACGGCACCACCACCTTGTTCGCGGCCCTGAACGTGATGAATGGCCAAGTGATCGCGCAGTGCCGGCCCCGGCATCGTCATCAAGAGTTCCTTGCCTTCCTGCGCGCCATCGACAAGGCAGTGCCCGACGAACTGGATGTGCACTGCATAGCTGATAACTACGCCAGCCACAAGCATCCAAAGGTGCGCGCTTGGTTGGCCGAGCGGCCTCGCTGGCACATGCACTTCGTTCCGACCTATTCAAGCTGGCTCAATCAGGTCGAGCGCTTCTTCTCGATCATCACCACGCGGGCAATCCGCCGTGGCTCGTTCACCAGCGTGAAGGATCTGATCAACAAGATCGACACATTCATCGCGAATTACAACCAGTCCTGCCAGCCGTTTACTTGGACAGCTACAGCAGACTCCATCCTCGAAAAACTCGCCAGACTATGCGGGCGAATTAACGGGACAGGACACTAGATGAGGGCATGCAGTGGTTTGGCACGCCGACCGGCAGGCGTGGACGCAGCCGAACCTTCTCGGACGCAGCAATCCAGTTCTGCCTGAGCATCAAGTGCCTGTTCGGCCAGCCCTTGCGACAGGCGCTGGGCATGGTGCAGAGCCTGCTGCGGCTGGCAAAGCTGGACTGGCCGGTACCTGACTTCAGCACTGTTTGCCGGCGCCAAAAGACCTTGCAGGTCGAACTGAGCTACCAGCGAACCAACTCGCCGCTGCAGTTGCTGGTGGACAGCACCGGCATCAAGTTCCTGGGCGAAGGAGAGTGGAAACGCAAGAAGCATGGTGCTGAATACCGGCGCGAATGGCGCAAGGTCCATCTGGGCATCGACGCGCAGACGCTGGAAATACGCGCCATCGAGGTGACCAGCAACGCCATTGGGGATGCGCCGATGTTGCCCGGGTTGCTGGCTCAGATTCCCACTGACGAATCCATCGAAAGCGTCAGTGCCGATGGCGCCTACGACACGCGCGCCTGCCTGGACGCCATTGCCGAGCGGCACGCGATGGCGGTGATCCCGCCCCGCAAGAACGCCAGCCATTGGAAGAAGTCGAGTCCGGGCTCGGCGCATCGTAATGAGGCCATTCGGGCGTGCCAGCGCCTGGGTCGCGGCATTTGGAAGAAGTGGAGCGGCTACCACCGGCGCAGCCTTGTGGAGACGAAGATGCACTGCTTCAAGCGACTGGGCGAACGGGTGATCGCGCGCACGTTCGACCGCCAGGTTGTGGAGCTGCATGTCCGCGTGGCCTTGCTCAATCGGTTCAGTCAGATCGGCCGTCCTCACACCGTGTCGGTGACTGCTGTGGCATAGGTCCGTCTGGGGTTGGGGTCATGCCGTCTGCAATTCGATTTGTGCAACAGCGCCCCTGTGAATCCATCCGTTGCCCATGCTGCACTCATCGCCACTTTCAAGCGGGCCGAGGCCGATGCCGCTCACAAGTTCGCATTGATCAAAGCGGCTGCGGCTAAGGGCCCCAAGGCAGTCCAAGCCGCCTCCGAAGCCGCCGCAAAGGCAGGAAGACGCAGGGACTCGTATGCAAAAAAGCTGAGCAATTTGGGGGTGAGCCTCAAGGATTGAGCGCGGCCAAGCCTACAGCGTGATGTGTGGAGAAATGCATGAGCCGCTTCAGGCTGGTCGCAGCCGTTCGCATCCCAGCCGATGTCCGGCAGCTTTCTGCGGTCAAAGCGGCCGGTCTTGTCGGCAGCGCCTATGGCTGCCGTGCATTAGCTATGGCCTATCGTTCGGGGTCAGGCGTATATCTCGTCCACAAGCCAGTCATGACCAGCGAGATCCGACCCCTCGAGACCTTCTGGCCGGTGCACTGCCATTCGTCGACAACTTGCGCTGCGGCAAGTAATGCCAGCAGTTAGCATGAATCCAGTCGGCGCTGCAAAACGCTTTCGATGGCCGTTCCTATCCAGGCGGTTGACGGCTGTATCCATGGGATTGAATTGCGCGATCAGGTAGCAACGATCGCTAGAGAGGGGAATAA
This region of Acidovorax sp. GBBC 1281 genomic DNA includes:
- the ychF gene encoding redox-regulated ATPase YchF, producing the protein MSLKCGIVGLPNVGKSTLFNALTKAGIAAENYPFCTIEPNTGVVEVPDPRLQQLAGIITPERIVPAIVEFVDIAGLVAGASQGEGLGNQFLAHIRETDAIVNVVRCFEDDNVIHVAGRVDPISDIEVIQTELCLADLATVEKALNRYSKAAKSGNDKEAAKLVSLLTPIQAALDQGKPARTVPLSKEDAPLLKPFCLITAKPAMFVGNVSEDGFENNPLLERLKEYAAAQNAPVVAICAKMEAEMSEMSDEDRDMFLAEMGQAEPGLNRLIRAGFNLLGLQTYFTAGVKEVRAWTIHVGDTAPQAAGVIHGDFERGFIRAQTIAFEDFIAFKGEQGAKDAGKMRAEGKEYVVKDGDVMNFLFNV
- a CDS encoding IS630 family transposase; translated protein: MPNATTRTEIALSEVERAELTSMARSRSLPAALSLRARIVLTCEGTDKASTAVAQALGISRSTVTKWRGRYARHRIAGLYDELRPGRPRTVDDERVAELITKTLHTKPADGGTHWSTRTLAADTGISKSTVARYLQTFNLKPHRADSFKLSTDPLFIEKLRDVVGLYLNPPDNALVLCVDEKSQCQALERTQPMLPMGFGYVEGVTHDYVRHGTTTLFAALNVMNGQVIAQCRPRHRHQEFLAFLRAIDKAVPDELDVHCIADNYASHKHPKVRAWLAERPRWHMHFVPTYSSWLNQVERFFSIITTRAIRRGSFTSVKDLINKIDTFIANYNQSCQPFTWTATADSILEKLARLCGRINGTGH